Proteins co-encoded in one Brassica oleracea var. oleracea cultivar TO1000 chromosome C4, BOL, whole genome shotgun sequence genomic window:
- the LOC106341599 gene encoding GDSL esterase/lipase At5g45910 translates to MKINILVIVAFSFLIAARSLPVKQTLNYESIFNFGDSLSDTGNFLISSDVNSPSIGRPPYGQTFFNRSTGRCSDGRLIIDFIAEANGLPYVIPYLQSVRTNFSVDFNKGANFAVAGATANDFNFLKERGLSVTLLTNKTLDVQLDWFMKLKPSLCKTKADCDQYFKKSLFFVGEIGGNDYNYPLLAFRSYQHAIDLVPSVINKIINVTSVLIEEGAVTLVVPGNLPIGCSAVLLERFSDDNRWLYDTRNHCLKPLNNIAKLHNAKLQEGLATLRQKYTHAKIIYADYYGSAMQFFNSPSKYGFTGSVLKACCGGEDGRYNAKPNVKCGGQGSTTCENPSTYANWDGIHLTEAAYRHIATGLISGRFTKPSLSNSSSFSKF, encoded by the exons ATGAAAATCAATATACTGGTCATTGTTGCATTCTCCTTTTTAATCGCCGCGAGGTCACTACCAGTGAAACAAACGCTTAACTACGAGTCCATATTTAATTTTGGAGATTCTTTAAGCGACACCGGAAATTTTCTCATCTCCAGTGATGTGAACTCTCCGTCCATCGGTAGACCACCATACGGTCAAACTTTCTTTAACCGTTCAACCGGCCGTTGCTCTGACGGACGTCTCATCATTGATTTCATTG CTGAGGCAAACGGATTACCGTACGTTATACCATATCTCCAAAGCGTGCGAACAAACTTTTCGGTGGATTTCAATAAAGGAGCAAATTTTGCAGTGGCCGGAGCAACGGCGAATGACTTTAACTTTTTGAAAGAAAGAGGTCTTTCAGTAACATTGTTGACGAATAAGACATTGGATGTTCAGCTTGATTGGTTCATGAAATTGAAACCTTCTCTTTGTAAAACAAAGGCAG ATTGTGACCAATATTTTAAGAAATCTCTGTTTTTCGTGGGAGAAATTGGTGGAAACGATTATAATTACCCTCTATTAGCATTTCGGAGTTATCAACACGCCATTGATTTGGTACCATCCGTCATTAACAAGATCATCAACGTCACAAGT GTCTTGATAGAGGAAGGTGCGGTGACGCTGGTGGTTCCGGGAAACCTTCCGATTGGTTGTTCGGCGGTTCTGTTAGAGCGATTCAGTGATGATAATAGATGGCTCTATGACACAAGGAACCATTGTCTTAAGCCGCTGAACAATATTGCCAAGCTTCACAATGCTAAGCTCCAGGAAGGCCTTGCGACTTTAAGGCAAAAGTACACTCATGCTAAGATTATCTATGCTGATTATTACGGTTCAGCTATGCAATTCTTTAACTCACCTTCCAAATACG GTTTTACTGGAAGTGTACTAAAGGCATGTTGTGGAGGAGAAGATGGAAGATACAATGCAAAACCAAACGTAAAGTGCGGCGGACAGGGTTCAACGACTTGTGAAAACCCATCAACGTATGCAAATTGGGATGGAATCCACCTAACCGAGGCGGCATACCGCCACATTGCAACTGGTCTCATCTCTGGCCGTTTCACCAAACCTTCTCTTAGTAACAGTTCATCATTTTCCAAGTTCTAA